In one Tenuifilum sp. 4138str genomic region, the following are encoded:
- the pgmB gene encoding beta-phosphoglucomutase, producing MNEIKACIFDLDGVVVDTAKYHYLAWKRLAQELGFEFTEQHNERLKGVSRMRSLEILLEVGGLSFPLDEMERMAAKKNAWYVEYIERMTPDEILPGAKELLEELRANGIKVSLGSASKNSPLILERIGLKNHFDAVIDGNSVTVAKPAPDIFLVAAKSLGVNPEFCVVFEDAEAGIEAAINAGMRTVGIGNPQILNRADVVVPNLKGFTYSKLIELFLKK from the coding sequence ATGAATGAGATTAAGGCTTGTATTTTCGATTTAGATGGGGTAGTGGTCGATACTGCAAAGTATCACTACTTGGCTTGGAAGCGCCTTGCGCAGGAGTTGGGCTTTGAGTTTACCGAGCAGCATAACGAGCGCCTTAAAGGAGTTAGCCGTATGCGCTCCCTTGAAATTTTGCTGGAGGTTGGTGGTTTGTCGTTTCCATTGGATGAAATGGAACGAATGGCTGCCAAGAAAAATGCCTGGTACGTGGAGTACATTGAACGAATGACCCCCGATGAGATTCTTCCTGGCGCAAAGGAATTGCTGGAAGAGTTAAGGGCTAATGGCATAAAAGTTTCTCTTGGTTCTGCAAGCAAAAATTCGCCCCTTATCCTTGAACGGATTGGTTTAAAAAATCATTTCGATGCTGTAATTGATGGTAACTCGGTTACAGTAGCCAAACCGGCACCTGATATCTTCCTGGTTGCTGCAAAATCGCTTGGGGTAAATCCTGAGTTTTGTGTTGTATTTGAGGATGCCGAAGCCGGTATTGAGGCTGCAATTAATGCAGGTATGCGCACTGTTGGTATTGGCAATCCTCAAATTCTGAACCGTGCCGATGTGGTTGTGCCTAATCTTAAAGGTTTTACATATAGCAAATTAATTGAACTATTCTTAAAAAAGTAA
- a CDS encoding MFS transporter has product MAKKPKLSFWQIWNLSFGFLGVQAGFALQNANVSRILSNYGADLHHLSFFWLVAPIMGLIIQPWVGAASDRTWTRMGRRKPFIFGGAIAASLGMFFMPNSHIAIAILPPVIFGAIMLALMDASFNVTFQPFRSLVADMTPDEQTNTGYSIQTLLINLGAVIGSFLPFVLTNLLGVGNTAPEGQVPPSVVWSFYIGGSILLISVLWTVFTTKEYNPDEFKQYNQSDSVVVEAEKKSFWQTLTSMPGIMGKLAIVQFFSWFALFAMWVYTTPAVAQHIWGTAIGDSTSPEYNEAANWVGVLFGLYSVFAAIFAIFLDKIANRLGRVKTYSISLLFGALGYLSMYIFTGQYALILSMVGVGIAWAAILAMPYAILARSLPADRMGVYMGIFNITVVVPQIVSGLLLGTILKFVFNEKAIYMIVLAGLSMLLASASAILFVKEKKA; this is encoded by the coding sequence ATGGCAAAGAAACCTAAACTCAGCTTTTGGCAAATTTGGAACCTTAGCTTTGGCTTTTTAGGGGTTCAGGCAGGTTTTGCCCTGCAAAATGCCAATGTTTCACGCATACTATCAAACTATGGCGCTGACCTACATCACCTCTCTTTTTTCTGGCTTGTAGCACCAATCATGGGGCTAATCATTCAGCCATGGGTAGGAGCAGCGAGCGATAGGACTTGGACTAGAATGGGGCGCCGTAAGCCTTTTATTTTTGGAGGTGCTATTGCAGCTTCATTAGGAATGTTTTTTATGCCTAACTCACATATTGCAATAGCCATTCTGCCTCCTGTAATTTTTGGAGCAATAATGCTGGCATTAATGGATGCTTCGTTCAACGTTACTTTCCAGCCTTTTCGCTCTTTGGTTGCCGACATGACCCCCGATGAGCAAACTAATACTGGTTATTCAATTCAAACCCTGCTTATCAATCTGGGTGCTGTTATTGGTTCTTTCCTACCTTTCGTCCTCACTAATTTGCTTGGAGTGGGTAATACCGCTCCTGAGGGACAAGTTCCCCCTTCAGTGGTTTGGTCGTTTTATATTGGTGGTTCTATTCTGTTGATATCGGTTTTGTGGACTGTGTTCACAACCAAGGAATATAACCCCGATGAGTTTAAACAGTACAACCAATCCGATAGCGTTGTTGTTGAAGCTGAGAAAAAAAGTTTCTGGCAAACTTTAACATCAATGCCGGGTATAATGGGCAAACTAGCCATTGTTCAGTTCTTTTCTTGGTTTGCTCTGTTTGCCATGTGGGTTTATACAACACCAGCCGTAGCCCAGCATATTTGGGGAACAGCCATTGGCGATTCCACCTCTCCTGAGTATAACGAAGCGGCTAACTGGGTAGGGGTTCTTTTTGGATTATATAGCGTTTTTGCGGCCATTTTTGCCATTTTCCTCGACAAGATAGCTAATCGCTTGGGTAGAGTAAAAACCTATTCCATTTCGCTTCTTTTTGGCGCGTTAGGCTATTTATCGATGTACATATTTACCGGTCAATATGCTCTTATTCTTTCAATGGTAGGTGTTGGAATTGCTTGGGCTGCCATTCTGGCTATGCCTTACGCAATTCTTGCGCGTTCGCTACCAGCCGATAGAATGGGAGTGTATATGGGCATTTTCAACATAACCGTGGTAGTACCGCAAATTGTAAGTGGTTTACTGCTTGGAACTATTCTCAAATTTGTTTTCAACGAAAAGGCAATCTATATGATAGTTCTTGCTGGTTTATCGATGCTTTTAGCTTCGGCAAGCGCTATTCTTTTTGTTAAAGAGAAAAAGGCTTAA